From a single Helicovermis profundi genomic region:
- the rpsD gene encoding 30S ribosomal protein S4: MARYTGPSCRLCRREGQKLYLKGDRCYSDKCALDRRQSAPGQHGSRRVKLSGYGTQLREKQKVKRYYGLIEGQFREIFEKASNQNGIVGENFLRLLELRFDNIVYRLGFATSRKEARQLVNHGHFNLNGKKADIPSMTLKVGDVVEVRDKSKSSPKFKEIAEKAQTTPKWVSSDFEKLIGKVEALPLREDIDLPIEEHLIIELYSK, from the coding sequence ATGGCAAGATATACAGGACCTTCTTGTAGACTTTGTAGAAGAGAAGGACAAAAACTTTATCTTAAAGGCGATAGATGTTACTCAGATAAATGCGCATTAGATAGAAGACAAAGTGCCCCTGGACAACATGGTAGTAGACGTGTTAAACTTTCAGGATACGGTACACAATTAAGAGAAAAACAAAAAGTTAAAAGATATTATGGTCTTATTGAAGGACAATTTAGAGAAATTTTTGAAAAAGCTTCTAACCAAAATGGTATAGTAGGTGAAAATTTCCTTAGACTTTTAGAATTAAGATTTGATAATATTGTTTATAGATTAGGATTTGCTACTTCTAGAAAAGAAGCAAGACAACTTGTTAACCATGGACATTTTAATTTAAATGGTAAAAAAGCTGATATTCCATCAATGACTTTAAAAGTTGGGGATGTAGTTGAGGTAAGAGATAAGAGTAAGTCTTCTCCTAAATTTAAAGAAATAGCTGAAAAAGCTCAAACTACTCCAAAGTGGGTAAGCTCAGACTTTGAAAAACTTATTGGAAAAGTTGAAGCATTACCACTAAGAGAAGATATTGATTTACCAATCGAGGAGCATTTAATTATCGAGCTTTACTCTAAGTAA
- a CDS encoding glycosyl hydrolase family 18 protein, with protein sequence MKKIIAISVLLSLLIVGTVYIKTHNTKEVNPQNKFIIVEESKITTNEIDQNEFELMQNEDLIDVLLLKKIGIFVDIDTKRNIVSISNDKTIVRSYVNDNKYRVNDNLVNDKIVYVYNNKYYIKESKLASKFRFSIDIGIKSKNIVLLNHSLPIYSGILKHKENMSNYDNLEEKLKIIKEEKLIIGNTTREGTLVLTEDKYIGYIDITSIDNVSKSYGEKVQEKINSKTINMTWEYVNKSNPNTNNIGQMVGLNVISPTWFSLKNSSGEINSKLSETYKKWARERKYEIWPLVSNQFNKEMTREFVNNAVARERFINNLLRIYKDNGFKGINIDFENMYKEDSYVFSVFINELTMKFKENGIKVSIDVTVPDGSDFWSKCYNREELGRVVDYMVVMTYDEHWASSPVSGSVASYGWVESNIEKLLEKVPPSKLILGIPFYTREWRETPSLTIPNKMDVKSVAITLKRIKAIIEEKKPNLIWDEYSKQYYYSYIENGKLIKVWIEDEKSISEKVSLVNKYKLIGIASWRRGYENIEIWDIINKELNKK encoded by the coding sequence ATGAAAAAAATAATCGCGATTTCTGTATTATTATCTCTTCTAATTGTTGGCACAGTGTATATTAAAACTCATAATACAAAAGAGGTAAATCCACAAAATAAATTTATTATAGTTGAGGAATCAAAGATAACTACTAACGAAATTGACCAAAATGAGTTTGAACTTATGCAAAATGAGGATTTGATTGATGTTCTACTATTAAAAAAGATTGGAATATTTGTTGATATTGATACTAAGAGGAATATCGTTTCAATTTCAAATGATAAAACTATAGTTAGGTCCTACGTAAATGACAATAAATATAGGGTAAATGATAATCTTGTAAACGATAAAATAGTATATGTTTATAATAATAAATATTATATTAAAGAGTCTAAATTAGCATCAAAGTTTAGGTTCTCTATTGATATAGGGATAAAAAGTAAAAACATTGTTTTACTGAATCATTCTTTACCTATTTATAGTGGTATATTAAAGCACAAAGAAAATATGAGTAATTATGATAATTTAGAAGAAAAGTTGAAAATAATAAAAGAAGAAAAATTAATTATTGGAAATACTACAAGAGAAGGAACTCTTGTTTTAACGGAAGATAAATATATTGGTTATATAGATATTACAAGCATCGATAATGTGAGTAAAAGTTATGGAGAAAAAGTACAAGAAAAGATAAACTCTAAAACAATAAATATGACATGGGAGTATGTAAATAAAAGCAATCCAAATACTAATAATATTGGCCAAATGGTTGGATTAAATGTTATTTCACCCACATGGTTTAGTTTGAAAAATAGTAGTGGAGAAATAAATAGTAAGCTGAGTGAAACATATAAAAAATGGGCTAGAGAAAGGAAGTATGAAATTTGGCCTTTAGTTTCAAATCAGTTTAATAAAGAAATGACAAGAGAGTTTGTTAATAATGCAGTTGCAAGAGAAAGATTTATTAACAATTTATTAAGGATCTATAAAGATAATGGATTTAAAGGAATAAATATTGATTTTGAAAATATGTACAAAGAAGATTCTTATGTATTTAGTGTTTTTATAAATGAATTAACTATGAAATTTAAAGAAAATGGGATAAAAGTTTCAATAGATGTAACAGTTCCAGACGGTTCAGATTTTTGGTCAAAGTGTTACAATAGAGAAGAATTAGGTAGAGTGGTTGATTATATGGTTGTTATGACATATGATGAGCACTGGGCATCAAGTCCTGTAAGCGGGTCAGTTGCTTCATATGGATGGGTAGAATCTAATATAGAAAAACTGCTTGAAAAAGTACCGCCATCAAAACTTATTTTAGGCATCCCTTTTTACACAAGAGAATGGCGTGAAACTCCGTCACTTACAATTCCGAATAAAATGGATGTTAAGTCCGTTGCAATTACATTAAAAAGAATTAAAGCAATTATAGAGGAAAAAAAACCTAATTTAATATGGGACGAATATTCAAAACAGTATTACTATTCATATATTGAAAATGGTAAATTGATTAAAGTGTGGATTGAAGACGAAAAATCAATAAGTGAAAAAGTTTCTTTAGTTAATAAGTATAAACTAATTGGGATAGCATCTTGGCGAAGAGGTTATGAAAATATTGAAATTTGGGATATAATAAATAAAGAATTAAATAAAAAATAG
- the infA gene encoding translation initiation factor IF-1 → MAKNDSIEVQGTVVEALPNATFKVKLENDHIVLAHISGKLRMNFIRILPGDKVTLELSPYDLTRGRITWRGK, encoded by the coding sequence ATGGCTAAGAACGATTCTATAGAAGTTCAAGGTACAGTAGTGGAAGCCCTACCAAATGCAACGTTCAAAGTTAAATTGGAAAACGATCATATAGTTCTTGCTCATATTTCAGGGAAATTAAGAATGAATTTTATAAGAATATTACCTGGCGACAAGGTTACTCTTGAGCTTTCTCCATACGACTTAACTCGAGGAAGAATTACTTGGCGTGGTAAGTGA
- a CDS encoding energy-coupling factor transporter ATPase: MIKTENIKYSYSEENVVSTEFKFAVDGVDIHIDDGEFVVIIGHNGSGKSTLAKLFNGIILPSDGKILINNLSTLDDKNIWEIRRTAGMVFQNPDNQIVATIVEEDVAFGPENLGIESSEIRKRVDESLKKVGMYEYKDKPPHLLSGGQKQRVAIAGILAMKPKCIILDEPTAMLDPSGRKDVIRTVKELNKNEGITIVHITHFMDEAVDADRVIVMESGKIKVQGTPKEVFSKVEELRKMGLDVPQVTMLAYELNKNGFNISDDILTVNEMVEELCQLT, translated from the coding sequence ATGATAAAAACAGAAAATATTAAGTACTCCTATAGCGAAGAAAATGTTGTTAGCACGGAATTTAAATTTGCAGTAGATGGTGTGGATATTCATATTGATGACGGTGAATTTGTAGTAATAATTGGTCATAATGGTTCAGGTAAATCGACTTTGGCAAAACTATTTAATGGAATAATTTTACCTAGTGATGGAAAAATTTTAATAAATAATCTTAGTACACTTGACGATAAAAACATTTGGGAAATAAGAAGAACTGCAGGTATGGTTTTTCAAAATCCAGATAATCAAATTGTTGCTACAATTGTAGAGGAGGATGTTGCATTTGGTCCAGAAAATCTTGGAATTGAATCATCTGAAATTCGTAAGCGCGTTGATGAATCCCTAAAAAAAGTTGGAATGTACGAATACAAAGATAAACCTCCGCATCTACTTTCAGGAGGGCAAAAACAACGAGTTGCAATCGCTGGAATATTAGCAATGAAACCAAAATGTATAATACTCGATGAACCAACAGCAATGCTTGATCCTTCAGGAAGAAAAGATGTAATAAGAACAGTAAAAGAACTAAATAAAAATGAAGGTATTACAATAGTACACATAACACACTTTATGGATGAAGCAGTGGATGCTGATAGGGTAATTGTTATGGAAAGTGGTAAGATAAAAGTTCAAGGCACTCCCAAAGAAGTTTTTTCAAAAGTTGAAGAGCTAAGAAAGATGGGTTTAGATGTTCCGCAAGTTACAATGCTTGCATATGAGCTAAATAAGAATGGTTTTAATATTTCTGATGATATTTTAACTGTTAACGAAATGGTGGAAGAATTATGTCAATTAACGTAG
- the rplQ gene encoding 50S ribosomal protein L17 encodes MAGYRRLGRVSDHRKLMMRNLVTSLLKNGRIQTTETRAKETKKAAERMITLAKRGDLHSRRLVLAYVTEEAVVASLFTDIAPKYQDRNGGYTRIYKLGPRKGDAAPMALLELV; translated from the coding sequence ATGGCTGGTTATCGTAGATTAGGTCGTGTTTCTGATCATAGAAAATTAATGATGAGAAACCTGGTTACAAGCTTATTAAAGAACGGTCGAATTCAAACAACTGAAACTAGAGCAAAAGAAACTAAAAAAGCTGCTGAAAGAATGATTACTCTTGCAAAAAGAGGAGATCTACATTCAAGACGTTTAGTTTTAGCATATGTAACTGAAGAAGCAGTAGTAGCATCTTTATTTACTGACATTGCTCCGAAGTATCAAGATAGAAACGGTGGTTATACTAGAATCTATAAACTTGGACCTCGTAAAGGTGATGCTGCACCTATGGCACTACTAGAATTAGTATAA
- the rplM gene encoding 50S ribosomal protein L13 — MKSFVAKPLEVERNWFVVDADGKTLGRMASEVAKILRGKHKPTYTPHVDTGDFVIIINAEKIKVTGKKLDQKMYRWHTGYLGHLRERTLREMMQTKPEKVVFAAVKGMLPKNSLGNTMAKKLKVYRGPEHEHQAQKPVALEL; from the coding sequence ATGAAATCTTTCGTTGCTAAACCACTCGAAGTGGAAAGAAACTGGTTTGTTGTTGATGCAGATGGAAAAACATTAGGTAGAATGGCTTCTGAGGTTGCTAAAATTCTTAGAGGAAAACATAAACCTACTTATACACCACATGTTGATACAGGTGATTTTGTAATAATTATAAATGCAGAAAAAATTAAAGTTACAGGTAAAAAATTAGATCAAAAAATGTACAGATGGCATACAGGATATCTTGGACATTTAAGAGAAAGAACTCTTAGAGAAATGATGCAAACTAAACCTGAAAAAGTTGTATTTGCAGCAGTAAAAGGAATGCTTCCTAAAAATTCTTTAGGAAATACTATGGCAAAAAAATTAAAAGTTTACAGAGGACCTGAGCATGAACATCAAGCTCAAAAACCTGTAGCTTTAGAATTATAA
- a CDS encoding RNA-binding protein, producing MKMAKDIEIGQFVRAIAGRDKEKVFITIDKIGVDYLLLVDGDLRKIESPKKKKVKHVSKLDFISIDIVKKLKEGKKVTNLMIRKEIEKIGVTNI from the coding sequence GTGAAAATGGCCAAAGATATTGAAATTGGGCAATTCGTAAGAGCAATAGCTGGTAGAGACAAAGAAAAAGTTTTTATTACTATTGACAAAATAGGTGTTGATTATTTATTATTAGTAGATGGGGATTTAAGAAAAATTGAATCGCCAAAAAAGAAAAAGGTTAAGCATGTTAGTAAATTAGATTTTATTAGCATAGACATAGTAAAAAAGTTAAAAGAAGGTAAGAAAGTTACTAACTTAATGATTCGAAAAGAAATCGAAAAAATAGGTGTAACTAATATATAG
- the truA gene encoding tRNA pseudouridine(38-40) synthase TruA, which yields MIKNYKCIVAYDGFEYLGWQRQNEGKTIQGVLEKTLTTLLKEKILIHGSGRTDKGVHAYAQVFSFKTTTSVPAENIKLVLNQRLPKSIHINYIEKVDDLFHARYLAKGKRYVYKIWKKESNPFISRYYYCFTKEIDIQRIIDAKEILMGKHDFISFMASKSNVNSTVREIYSIDINNFDDYFEIEFYGNGFLYNMVRIIVQHFINIGLGKLSKEEFNEILLNKKRQFSHKTAPANGLYLKEVIY from the coding sequence ATGATTAAAAATTATAAATGTATAGTAGCTTATGATGGATTTGAATATTTGGGATGGCAAAGACAAAACGAAGGAAAAACTATACAAGGAGTGTTAGAAAAGACACTTACCACTCTATTAAAGGAGAAAATACTTATTCATGGATCCGGTCGTACAGATAAAGGAGTTCATGCATATGCACAAGTGTTTTCATTTAAAACTACTACTAGTGTACCTGCTGAAAATATAAAACTTGTATTAAATCAAAGGCTTCCGAAATCAATTCATATAAACTATATTGAGAAAGTTGATGATTTATTTCATGCTCGCTACTTAGCAAAAGGCAAAAGATATGTTTATAAAATTTGGAAAAAAGAATCGAATCCATTTATATCTAGGTATTATTATTGCTTTACTAAAGAAATTGATATACAAAGAATTATTGATGCTAAAGAAATACTTATGGGAAAGCACGATTTCATTAGTTTTATGGCATCAAAATCCAATGTGAATAGTACAGTTAGAGAAATATATAGTATAGATATTAATAATTTTGATGATTATTTTGAAATTGAATTTTATGGAAATGGATTTTTATACAACATGGTAAGGATAATCGTTCAGCATTTTATAAATATTGGACTAGGAAAGTTAAGTAAAGAAGAATTTAATGAAATACTATTAAATAAAAAAAGACAATTTTCTCATAAAACAGCTCCAGCAAATGGATTATATTTAAAAGAAGTTATTTACTAA
- the rpsM gene encoding 30S ribosomal protein S13 codes for MARIAGIDLPREKRAVIGLTYIYGIGKPMSKAILDKAGINEDTRIKDLTEEEASKLRSIIEADHIVEGDLRREISLNIKRLQEIGCYRGIRHRKGLPVRGQKTKTNARTRKGPKRTMGRKKK; via the coding sequence ATGGCAAGAATCGCTGGTATTGATTTGCCTAGAGAAAAAAGAGCTGTTATTGGACTTACTTATATCTATGGTATTGGTAAACCAATGTCTAAAGCTATTTTAGACAAAGCTGGAATAAATGAAGATACAAGAATTAAAGACCTGACTGAAGAAGAAGCAAGTAAACTTAGAAGTATTATCGAAGCTGATCATATTGTTGAAGGAGATTTAAGAAGAGAAATTTCACTTAATATTAAAAGACTTCAAGAAATTGGTTGCTATAGAGGAATTAGACACAGAAAAGGTTTACCAGTTCGTGGACAAAAAACTAAAACTAATGCTAGAACAAGAAAAGGTCCTAAGAGAACTATGGGTCGTAAGAAAAAGTAA
- the ndk gene encoding nucleoside-diphosphate kinase codes for MEKTLILIKPDAVEKKLIGTIIKMYEENGLTIEDMYMCVPTEEILAKHYAEHIERDFYKGLVEFMMSGKIVAVLASGENAVSLVRKINGATNPKKADPCTIRYLYGSGVQMNAVHGSAVIEDAIREIEIWFGN; via the coding sequence ATGGAGAAAACTTTAATTCTTATAAAACCAGATGCAGTTGAGAAAAAATTAATAGGTACCATTATTAAAATGTACGAAGAAAATGGACTTACTATTGAAGATATGTATATGTGTGTTCCGACAGAAGAAATATTAGCAAAACACTATGCAGAACATATAGAGAGAGATTTTTATAAAGGCCTAGTTGAATTTATGATGAGTGGCAAAATTGTAGCTGTACTTGCTAGTGGAGAAAATGCTGTGAGCCTAGTTCGAAAAATTAATGGTGCAACAAATCCTAAAAAAGCAGACCCTTGTACTATAAGATATTTATATGGCTCAGGTGTACAAATGAATGCAGTTCATGGATCGGCGGTAATAGAGGATGCAATTCGTGAAATAGAAATATGGTTTGGTAATTAA
- the rpsI gene encoding 30S ribosomal protein S9 — protein MVVQYQGTGRRKNSVARVRLVPGTGNFSINGRTLDVYFNFETLRNEVRRPLNITGTEGKFDVFVNVEGGGYTGQSGAIRHGISRALLKVDSDEYRATLKAAGFLTRDSRMVERKKYGLKKARKAPQFSKR, from the coding sequence ATGGTTGTTCAATATCAAGGAACTGGTAGAAGAAAAAATTCTGTAGCTAGAGTAAGATTAGTACCGGGAACTGGAAACTTTTCAATTAATGGAAGAACTTTAGATGTATATTTCAACTTTGAAACTTTAAGAAATGAAGTTAGAAGACCTTTAAATATTACAGGAACAGAAGGAAAATTTGACGTATTTGTAAATGTAGAAGGTGGAGGATACACAGGTCAATCAGGAGCTATTAGACATGGTATTTCAAGAGCTTTATTAAAAGTTGATTCTGATGAATACAGAGCTACTTTAAAAGCTGCTGGTTTTTTAACAAGAGACTCAAGAATGGTAGAAAGAAAGAAATATGGTCTTAAAAAAGCAAGAAAAGCACCTCAATTTTCAAAAAGATAG
- a CDS encoding energy-coupling factor transporter transmembrane component T family protein, with protein sequence MLRDITIGQYFPIKSYVHKMDPRFKIIASFIFIFSLFMVKNIKIYPLVILFLGLTIIVSKIPFSYILKGLKPIVLIILFAFFINIFLTPGRIIYKFWIFKITYEGVIQAVFMSSRLMLLIVGTTLLTLTTSPIELTDGIEILLNPFKKIGLPAHELAMMMTIALRFIPTLLEETDKIMKAQMARGADFESGSLIKRAKSLIPLLVPLFIGAFRRADELAMAMEARCYRGGENRTRLKILKYSSNDLVGGISISIYLAIIFIVGRIL encoded by the coding sequence ATGCTTAGAGATATTACAATTGGACAATATTTTCCAATCAAATCATATGTTCATAAAATGGATCCTAGATTTAAAATAATTGCTTCATTTATCTTTATTTTTTCTCTATTTATGGTTAAAAATATAAAAATCTATCCACTCGTAATACTATTTTTAGGACTAACAATTATTGTTTCAAAAATTCCTTTTTCATATATTTTAAAGGGATTAAAACCAATTGTCTTAATAATACTATTTGCTTTTTTTATAAATATATTTCTTACACCTGGAAGGATAATTTATAAATTTTGGATATTTAAAATAACGTATGAGGGAGTAATTCAGGCTGTCTTTATGAGTTCAAGGTTGATGTTACTTATAGTGGGTACGACTTTATTAACACTTACAACTTCTCCTATTGAGCTTACAGATGGTATAGAGATATTACTAAATCCATTTAAAAAAATTGGATTACCTGCACATGAACTTGCTATGATGATGACAATTGCACTTAGGTTCATTCCAACTTTACTTGAAGAAACAGATAAAATTATGAAAGCGCAAATGGCAAGAGGGGCAGATTTTGAAAGTGGAAGTCTCATAAAAAGAGCGAAGAGTTTAATTCCTTTACTAGTTCCCTTGTTTATTGGTGCCTTTAGAAGAGCGGACGAACTAGCTATGGCAATGGAAGCAAGGTGCTATAGAGGTGGAGAAAATAGAACTAGGCTTAAAATTTTGAAATACTCCTCTAATGATCTAGTAGGTGGTATATCTATTTCCATTTATTTAGCTATAATATTTATTGTAGGGAGAATATTATAA
- the rpsK gene encoding 30S ribosomal protein S11, which yields MVAKKVRKTRKKKRERKNIERGQAHIMSTFNNTIVTLTDMAGNSIAWSSAGSLGFKGSRKSTPFAAQMAGEQAAKNGMEHGLKSVQVFVKGPGAGRESAIRSLQAAGLEISSITDVTPIPHNGCRPPKRRRV from the coding sequence ATGGTAGCAAAAAAAGTACGTAAAACACGTAAGAAGAAACGTGAACGTAAAAACATAGAGCGTGGACAAGCTCATATCATGTCTACGTTTAATAATACAATTGTAACATTGACTGATATGGCTGGTAATTCAATTGCTTGGTCAAGTGCTGGAAGCCTTGGATTTAAAGGTTCAAGAAAATCAACTCCATTTGCTGCACAAATGGCAGGAGAACAAGCTGCTAAGAACGGTATGGAGCACGGTTTAAAGTCAGTACAAGTATTTGTAAAAGGACCAGGCGCTGGTAGAGAATCTGCAATTAGATCATTACAAGCTGCTGGATTAGAAATTAGCTCTATAACAGATGTTACTCCAATTCCTCATAATGGTTGTAGACCACCAAAAAGAAGAAGAGTATAA
- a CDS encoding DNA-directed RNA polymerase subunit alpha, with the protein MIEIEKPNIECVELNENNTYGKFVVEPLERGYGHTLGNSLRRILLNSLPGTAVKWIKVENVLHEFSTVPGVKEDIIDIIINLKNLCAKIYSDDETKILRIEATEAGEVTAGDIIADSDVEILDTDLHIATLDENASLIMEIALSKGRGYVSSDMNKEEGLPIGIIPIDSIFTPVKKVNYAVSNTRVGQSSDFDKLELEIWTDGSIKPDEAASIGAKIMSEHLNLFIDMTDNADSIEIMVEKEEDKKEKVLEMTIEELDLSVRSYNCLKRAGINTVEELAKKDEDEMMKVRNLGKKSLEEVKKKLEDLSLGLRAEEE; encoded by the coding sequence GTGATAGAAATAGAAAAGCCTAATATAGAATGTGTTGAATTAAATGAAAATAACACATATGGAAAATTTGTTGTTGAACCATTAGAAAGAGGTTATGGACATACACTTGGAAATAGCTTAAGAAGAATACTATTAAATTCTCTTCCAGGAACTGCTGTAAAGTGGATTAAAGTTGAAAACGTGTTACACGAATTTTCAACTGTACCTGGTGTAAAAGAAGATATAATAGATATTATTATTAATCTAAAGAATTTGTGTGCAAAAATCTATTCTGATGATGAGACAAAAATTTTACGAATTGAAGCTACTGAAGCAGGAGAAGTTACTGCTGGTGATATTATTGCTGATTCGGATGTAGAAATACTTGATACAGACCTTCATATTGCAACATTAGATGAAAATGCTTCTCTAATTATGGAGATTGCACTTTCTAAAGGTAGAGGTTATGTATCTTCAGATATGAATAAAGAAGAAGGACTTCCAATTGGAATAATTCCTATTGATTCTATTTTTACTCCTGTTAAGAAAGTTAACTATGCAGTTAGCAATACTAGAGTTGGACAGTCTTCAGATTTTGATAAATTGGAACTTGAAATATGGACTGATGGATCAATAAAACCTGATGAAGCTGCATCAATAGGTGCAAAAATCATGTCGGAACATTTAAATCTTTTCATTGATATGACAGATAATGCTGATAGTATTGAAATCATGGTTGAAAAGGAAGAAGATAAAAAAGAAAAAGTACTTGAGATGACAATTGAAGAACTTGATCTTTCAGTTCGTTCATATAATTGCTTAAAACGTGCAGGTATCAACACAGTTGAAGAACTTGCTAAAAAAGATGAAGATGAAATGATGAAAGTAAGAAATCTTGGAAAAAAATCTCTTGAGGAAGTTAAGAAAAAACTCGAAGATCTAAGCCTCGGCTTAAGAGCTGAAGAAGAATAA
- the rpmJ gene encoding 50S ribosomal protein L36: protein MKVRPSVKPMCEKCKVIKRKGRVMIICENPKHKQRQG, encoded by the coding sequence ATGAAAGTTAGACCATCAGTTAAACCGATGTGTGAAAAATGTAAAGTTATAAAAAGAAAAGGCAGAGTTATGATAATCTGTGAAAACCCTAAACACAAACAAAGACAGGGTTAG
- a CDS encoding MazG-like family protein, whose product MNKTIFKEISLPRLNNLEPGLESTCLKLMEEAGELAQVIGKFRGLNGEKIEKNSEEIIEMICGELLDVAQVAVSMMFVLEDEYKIDINEKVNAHVNKLIRKGYIKVDNSIV is encoded by the coding sequence ATGAATAAAACTATATTTAAAGAAATAAGCTTACCTAGATTAAACAACTTAGAACCAGGACTCGAATCAACATGTCTCAAATTAATGGAAGAAGCAGGCGAATTAGCTCAGGTAATAGGAAAATTTAGAGGTCTAAACGGTGAAAAAATTGAAAAAAACTCTGAAGAAATTATTGAAATGATATGTGGTGAACTACTAGATGTAGCTCAGGTTGCGGTATCAATGATGTTTGTTTTAGAAGATGAATATAAAATTGATATAAATGAAAAAGTAAATGCACACGTAAATAAGTTGATAAGAAAAGGTTATATTAAAGTTGATAATAGCATAGTTTAG
- a CDS encoding energy-coupling factor transporter ATPase, with amino-acid sequence MSINVENLTYIYDKGSPYETYALDEISLKIESGDFVGLIGHTGSGKSTLIQHLNGLLKPSKGNIYINDIEITKKKMKLNDIRKKVGLVFQYPEYQLFEETVAKDIAFGPTNLGLKKEEIDERVRSSMRLVGLDYEEIAEKSPFELSGGQKRRVAIAGVLAMKPEVLILDEPTAGLDPKGRDEILDQIKELHRIEGITVILVSHSMEDVARLVSKLYVMNRGKLVLEGRPNEVFKNADYLSEIGLDVPQVSRLITELRKRGVDINEDIYTLESAKEEILKVLRSKKNA; translated from the coding sequence ATGTCAATTAACGTAGAAAATTTGACTTATATATATGATAAAGGTAGTCCTTATGAAACATATGCTTTAGATGAAATTTCTTTGAAAATTGAAAGTGGAGATTTTGTTGGATTAATAGGTCATACTGGATCAGGAAAATCTACTCTTATTCAGCATTTGAATGGTCTTTTAAAGCCAAGTAAGGGAAATATATATATAAATGATATTGAAATTACTAAGAAAAAAATGAAATTGAATGATATAAGAAAAAAAGTTGGACTTGTATTCCAATATCCAGAATACCAATTGTTTGAAGAAACAGTTGCTAAAGATATTGCATTTGGACCAACAAATCTAGGACTAAAAAAAGAAGAAATAGATGAAAGAGTAAGAAGTTCTATGAGACTTGTAGGACTTGATTATGAAGAAATAGCAGAAAAATCTCCTTTTGAATTAAGTGGTGGACAAAAAAGAAGAGTCGCTATTGCAGGTGTACTTGCAATGAAACCTGAAGTATTAATTTTAGACGAACCAACAGCAGGACTTGATCCAAAGGGACGCGATGAGATATTAGATCAAATAAAAGAGCTACATAGAATCGAGGGAATTACTGTGATTTTGGTATCACATAGTATGGAAGATGTAGCTAGATTAGTAAGCAAACTTTACGTTATGAATAGAGGAAAGTTAGTATTAGAAGGAAGACCGAATGAAGTGTTCAAAAATGCTGATTATCTTTCAGAAATTGGTCTAGATGTTCCTCAAGTTTCTAGGTTAATTACAGAACTTAGGAAAAGAGGCGTAGATATTAATGAAGATATTTATACACTTGAGAGTGCGAAGGAAGAAATACTTAAAGTTTTAAGGAGTAAAAAAAATGCTTAG